One genomic window of Arthrobacter caoxuetaonis includes the following:
- a CDS encoding anti-sigma factor, producing the protein MQHLHDDALALLALGEEPTPDEAAHLEHCERCQAEVLSYGRVVSAGRSTDAAPAGSIPPPAVWAGIHESLGLSADLRRDPFEGVQHAETGPGSGEPANHGPASEEPPAPVSLDAARSRRRGTKWLAAAAAAAVLAGAATWGILQNQAAQPEVLASVTLEPLPSYTDEGTATVDELPDGERELVVTSTGSDAEGYREVWLISPDITSMVSLGTMDGREARFQIPEGLDLASYPIVDVSDEPNDGNPAHSGKSILRGQLDL; encoded by the coding sequence ATGCAGCACCTGCACGATGATGCATTGGCCCTCCTTGCCCTGGGTGAGGAACCAACCCCGGATGAGGCTGCACATCTTGAGCACTGCGAGCGATGCCAGGCCGAAGTCCTTTCCTATGGGCGTGTAGTCAGCGCCGGGCGCAGTACGGACGCAGCCCCGGCCGGATCGATCCCTCCGCCCGCGGTGTGGGCCGGCATCCATGAATCCCTGGGACTCTCAGCGGATCTTCGCCGGGATCCTTTCGAAGGCGTCCAGCATGCTGAAACCGGGCCGGGTTCGGGAGAGCCTGCCAACCATGGCCCCGCAAGCGAGGAACCCCCCGCACCGGTCTCCCTGGATGCTGCGCGCAGCCGCCGGCGGGGAACAAAGTGGCTGGCCGCCGCCGCTGCAGCCGCAGTACTCGCAGGCGCAGCCACCTGGGGCATCCTCCAGAACCAGGCTGCACAGCCTGAAGTCCTTGCCTCAGTGACACTGGAACCGCTGCCGTCCTACACGGATGAAGGCACAGCCACCGTGGATGAACTCCCGGACGGAGAGCGTGAACTTGTGGTTACCTCCACCGGCTCGGATGCCGAGGGGTACCGGGAGGTCTGGCTCATTTCGCCTGACATCACTTCCATGGTCAGTCTCGGCACCATGGACGGACGCGAGGCCAGGTTCCAGATTCCGGAGGGGCTCGACCTTGCTTCCTATCCCATCGTGGATGTTTCCGACGAGCCCAACGACGGCAATCCTGCACACTCCGGAAAATCCATCCTCCGCGGACAGCTCGATCTCTAG
- a CDS encoding MFS transporter, which translates to MVTTSPPSRHLVLRNANFRALWISSTMGILGGSVTAVALPVIAAVELGASDFAVAALSGMVFLPWLLFGLPVGVIVDRRRRRPVILISLIARVVLLATLPIAYWMGVLSTAQLFVVSFLAGLAAVYFTLAEAALIPRAVAKDELIEGNGLMTGSGASADAVGRGLGGWLTHAVGASNSLLVQVAASVASCAAILRLNVEEPLPASTEKRHIWREMGSGLRYTLSTTPLRVLLLVAALWNLGGNIVVSLIVLLVVRTLGQTGTWLGLLMAATAVGGTLGGLSVKWLADRFGSGVVWRYSMFPAAIGYAALLLMTPGWGMLPGFFGMFLTGLAISMNIVVSTSFRQRVCPSGMMGRLGSATRMVSWGMLAVASLVAGILASTIGVRAGIVTGIVIAVLAPVVASFGPLRGVHHLEDLAPMPEDDPAHESPADSGRGTGPAAPAPEDLDADEARSRENGEAVLEK; encoded by the coding sequence ATGGTCACTACGTCTCCGCCATCACGGCATCTGGTGCTTCGCAACGCGAACTTCCGGGCCCTCTGGATTTCGTCGACCATGGGAATCCTGGGCGGATCCGTGACCGCGGTCGCCCTGCCGGTTATCGCCGCCGTGGAACTGGGGGCCAGTGACTTCGCCGTTGCTGCCCTTTCGGGAATGGTTTTCCTTCCCTGGCTCCTTTTTGGACTGCCGGTCGGAGTTATCGTGGACAGGCGCCGGCGGCGTCCGGTGATCCTCATTTCGCTCATCGCCAGGGTGGTGTTGCTGGCCACGCTTCCCATTGCTTACTGGATGGGAGTGCTCAGCACCGCACAACTGTTTGTCGTGTCGTTCCTGGCGGGCCTGGCTGCCGTCTATTTCACCCTGGCCGAGGCTGCTCTGATACCGCGCGCCGTCGCCAAAGACGAGTTGATAGAAGGCAACGGCTTGATGACCGGTTCCGGAGCTTCGGCCGACGCCGTTGGCCGCGGGCTGGGAGGCTGGCTCACGCACGCTGTCGGCGCTTCGAACTCGCTGCTGGTCCAGGTGGCAGCGTCCGTTGCCTCCTGCGCGGCGATACTGCGGCTCAACGTCGAGGAGCCCCTTCCGGCATCAACCGAGAAGCGTCACATCTGGCGTGAAATGGGATCGGGACTGCGCTATACGCTCAGCACAACGCCGCTGCGCGTCCTGCTGCTGGTCGCCGCACTGTGGAACCTCGGCGGCAACATAGTGGTGTCCCTGATCGTCCTGCTGGTGGTGAGGACGCTGGGCCAGACCGGGACCTGGCTGGGGCTCCTGATGGCCGCTACCGCGGTGGGCGGAACCCTGGGCGGGCTGAGCGTCAAATGGCTGGCGGACAGGTTCGGGTCGGGCGTCGTATGGCGCTACTCCATGTTTCCCGCCGCGATTGGCTACGCAGCCCTGCTGCTCATGACACCCGGCTGGGGCATGCTGCCGGGTTTCTTCGGAATGTTCCTGACCGGGCTCGCCATCTCGATGAACATCGTGGTTTCCACGAGTTTCCGCCAGCGGGTATGCCCGTCCGGCATGATGGGCAGGCTGGGTTCCGCCACCCGGATGGTGAGCTGGGGGATGCTGGCGGTTGCGTCCCTGGTCGCCGGCATCCTGGCCTCCACCATCGGCGTGCGCGCCGGCATCGTGACGGGAATCGTCATAGCTGTCCTGGCGCCCGTGGTTGCCTCCTTCGGTCCGCTGAGGGGTGTGCATCATCTGGAGGACCTGGCGCCCATGCCCGAGGATGACCCGGCGCACGAATCGCCGGCTGACAGCGGCCGGGGCACCGGCCCCGCGGCACCGGCCCCTGAAGACTTGGACGCAGACGAGGCGCGGTCCAGGGAAAACGGCGAAGCCGTCCTGGAAAAGTAG
- a CDS encoding glycosyltransferase 87 family protein produces the protein MPSIPVSADSRYMRPRVLWITFAVLHLLFFGFLSPLIFTGEVLSDIQFYRQWAFEGITEGYWQGISTDWVYPIGALVPMLLAAVLGYGPYQLAWFLIFAGLNAVALAVLTSQRTRQRYAAAYWWMGITALLAPVAVGRVDGLTVPLVIIGLLLLARRPVVAAALLATATWIKVWPAAVILAVLAVSRRRLTVLATGAAVSAAIAAVVAAAGGVRHLLSFVGAQGDRGMQLEAPFTTPGLWQAILGSSDAHIYEDIIINTREVRGALGEPVAALMTPLLALAAAAVVVLLLWALRRGADAGALLASGSLALVGAFIVFNKVGSPQFMLWLGAVAAVGIAWKGRSWLVPAAMMIPIAGLTTLVYPIFYEALYNDLNIGVALLLTVRNILVIALFAWAVLDVVRLARAGRELSESEVRPETAP, from the coding sequence ATGCCGTCCATTCCGGTTTCCGCCGACTCCCGATACATGCGGCCGCGCGTCCTGTGGATCACGTTCGCCGTCCTTCACCTGCTCTTCTTTGGCTTTCTTTCCCCGCTGATCTTTACCGGCGAAGTGCTCAGCGACATCCAGTTCTACCGCCAGTGGGCCTTCGAAGGCATCACGGAGGGCTACTGGCAGGGCATCAGCACGGACTGGGTCTATCCCATCGGTGCACTGGTGCCAATGCTCCTGGCGGCCGTCCTGGGCTACGGGCCGTACCAGCTGGCCTGGTTCCTCATTTTTGCGGGCCTCAACGCCGTAGCCCTGGCCGTCCTCACCAGCCAGCGCACCCGCCAGCGGTACGCTGCCGCCTATTGGTGGATGGGCATTACCGCCTTGCTGGCTCCGGTCGCGGTTGGGCGTGTGGACGGCCTGACCGTACCCCTGGTCATCATCGGGTTGCTGCTCCTGGCCCGGCGGCCGGTCGTCGCCGCGGCCCTGCTGGCAACTGCCACCTGGATCAAAGTCTGGCCTGCAGCGGTGATCCTGGCCGTGCTGGCCGTCTCCCGGCGGCGCCTGACCGTGCTGGCCACCGGTGCGGCGGTCTCGGCCGCCATCGCCGCCGTCGTGGCAGCAGCGGGCGGCGTCCGCCACCTCCTGAGTTTCGTCGGAGCCCAGGGCGACCGCGGGATGCAACTGGAGGCACCGTTCACGACGCCTGGATTGTGGCAGGCAATCCTGGGCAGTTCGGATGCGCACATCTACGAAGACATCATCATCAACACACGCGAAGTCCGGGGCGCCCTTGGCGAGCCGGTTGCCGCGCTGATGACCCCGCTCCTGGCGCTGGCGGCGGCCGCCGTCGTCGTCTTGCTGCTGTGGGCGCTGCGCCGCGGAGCCGACGCCGGGGCGCTGCTGGCTTCCGGCTCCCTGGCACTCGTGGGTGCCTTTATTGTCTTCAACAAGGTCGGCTCGCCGCAGTTCATGCTCTGGCTTGGCGCCGTCGCCGCTGTCGGCATTGCCTGGAAGGGCCGGTCGTGGCTCGTTCCGGCGGCCATGATGATCCCGATTGCCGGGCTGACCACTTTGGTCTACCCGATCTTCTACGAAGCGCTGTACAACGACCTCAACATCGGAGTCGCACTGCTGCTCACCGTCCGGAACATCCTTGTCATCGCCCTGTTCGCCTGGGCGGTCCTGGACGTCGTCCGGCTGGCACGCGCGGGCCGGGAGCTCAGCGAATCCGAAGTTCGCCCGGAGACGGCTCCGTAA
- a CDS encoding DUF3224 domain-containing protein, translated as MSDGTEHSITADFDVSSWEPTPYVVEGTNSELSTVRAVKIFEGSISGTSVADLLLAGNAAGAGYVGSEVFAGSVEGREGTMVIQHWGLAEGEATASSGHIIPGSGTGALAGISGKAIFTQAEDGQHRLELRVTFPAPASAPNDPEGGGDAAAPAAPGY; from the coding sequence ATGTCCGACGGAACAGAACACTCAATCACTGCCGACTTTGACGTCTCCTCGTGGGAGCCGACCCCCTATGTGGTGGAGGGGACGAACAGCGAACTCTCCACAGTCCGGGCGGTGAAGATCTTCGAGGGAAGCATCTCAGGCACCAGCGTCGCTGACCTCCTGCTGGCCGGAAACGCCGCAGGTGCCGGCTACGTGGGCAGTGAAGTCTTCGCCGGCAGCGTCGAAGGCCGCGAAGGAACCATGGTGATTCAGCACTGGGGCCTCGCCGAGGGGGAGGCAACGGCGTCGTCGGGGCACATCATCCCGGGATCCGGAACCGGAGCACTTGCCGGAATTTCCGGCAAAGCGATCTTCACCCAGGCTGAAGACGGGCAGCACCGGCTGGAACTGCGGGTCACTTTCCCGGCCCCGGCGTCTGCCCCGAATGATCCTGAGGGCGGCGGGGACGCGGCAGCGCCAGCTGCGCCGGGTTACTAG
- a CDS encoding peptide deformylase: MTVRPIVIHGEPVLHRRAAEVEVFDDELRTLVADMFETMDVSNGVGLAAPQIGVGLRIFTFHFPNDDDAPDRGVLINPVLVTSKVPGSAPDPDEDTEGCLSVPGENFPLRRAEWARISGVDETGKPVQFEATDWFARVLQHEYDHLDGKLYVDRLNDRWGRKARKVLKANGWGVPGLTWMPGVDPDPFGH; this comes from the coding sequence ATGACCGTCCGTCCCATAGTCATTCACGGGGAACCCGTCCTGCACCGCCGGGCTGCCGAAGTCGAGGTCTTCGACGATGAACTGCGCACCCTGGTGGCCGACATGTTCGAAACCATGGACGTTTCCAACGGTGTGGGCCTGGCTGCCCCGCAGATCGGCGTTGGGCTGCGCATCTTTACTTTCCATTTCCCGAATGACGACGACGCACCGGACCGCGGCGTCCTGATCAACCCCGTCCTGGTCACGTCCAAGGTCCCCGGATCTGCGCCGGACCCGGATGAGGACACGGAGGGCTGCCTGTCCGTCCCCGGTGAGAACTTTCCGCTGCGGCGGGCCGAATGGGCGCGCATCTCCGGCGTTGATGAGACCGGAAAGCCGGTGCAGTTCGAAGCCACCGACTGGTTCGCGAGGGTCCTCCAGCACGAGTACGACCATCTGGACGGCAAGCTCTATGTTGACCGGCTCAATGACCGGTGGGGGCGCAAGGCACGCAAGGTGCTCAAGGCCAACGGCTGGGGTGTTCCCGGCCTGACCTGGATGCCCGGCGTCGATCCGGATCCTTTCGGCCACTGA
- the orn gene encoding oligoribonuclease: MPITNERIVWIDCEMTGLDISADALIEVAVLVTDSELNVLGEGVDVVIKPEDSALEQMGDFVRQMHTTSKLLEELPHGMTMAEAEAEVIEYITKWVPEPKKAQLAGNSVGTDRMFLARDMPEVIDYLHYRIIDVSTIKELARRWYPRAYFQAPAKHGGHRALGDIQDSINELRYYRAAVFVPAPGPDSAAAKKIAAGLERDGLDG; this comes from the coding sequence GTGCCAATAACAAATGAACGCATTGTATGGATTGACTGCGAGATGACCGGACTGGACATCAGTGCCGATGCCCTGATTGAGGTCGCCGTCCTGGTTACCGATTCAGAACTGAATGTACTCGGCGAGGGTGTCGACGTCGTCATCAAGCCCGAGGACTCCGCCCTGGAGCAGATGGGCGACTTCGTCCGGCAGATGCATACGACGTCGAAGCTGCTTGAGGAACTCCCCCACGGCATGACAATGGCAGAGGCTGAAGCCGAAGTCATCGAGTACATCACCAAGTGGGTGCCCGAGCCGAAGAAGGCACAGCTCGCAGGAAACTCCGTCGGCACCGACAGGATGTTCCTGGCCCGTGACATGCCTGAAGTCATCGATTACCTGCACTACCGGATCATCGACGTTTCCACGATCAAGGAACTGGCCCGCCGCTGGTACCCCCGCGCCTACTTCCAGGCCCCCGCGAAGCACGGCGGGCACCGCGCCCTGGGCGATATCCAGGACTCCATCAATGAGCTCCGTTACTACCGTGCCGCTGTCTTCGTTCCGGCGCCCGGGCCCGATTCGGCTGCCGCGAAGAAGATCGCCGCGGGACTGGAACGGGACGGCCTCGATGGTTAG
- a CDS encoding acyl-CoA dehydrogenase family protein: MERTLFEEDHVLFRDLAREYNEREIAPGYAGWEADHMMPRRIWKAAGEQGLLGLAVPEEFGGAGMPDYRYRVVLDEEFARSNHLAVALAFHLQDDLVLPHLLAYGSDDLKERWLPQMVSGDKVTSVAWSEPEAGSDLRGVRTKAVRTPDGDWLLNGQKTFIGNGISGDAALVLARTDSSTGRGSGDSFSLFMVEKTDGYTTGRQLDKMGVKASDTAELFFDDVLVPAGNLVGLEGQGLKYAAEQLPQGRLAIAVASSAVARAVYEATRQYTRDRAAFGQRVADFQNSRFVLADILTEVEVTEAYVDSAVLAFNAGTLDAVSAAKAKLWASERVKSITDRCLQLHGGYGYIMEYPVAQAFLAARLLTIFGGTSEIMRDVIGRSIAA; encoded by the coding sequence GTGGAACGCACGCTGTTCGAAGAGGACCACGTACTTTTCCGGGACCTCGCCCGCGAATACAACGAGCGGGAGATCGCTCCGGGCTATGCCGGCTGGGAAGCGGACCACATGATGCCGCGGCGTATCTGGAAGGCAGCGGGAGAGCAGGGCCTCCTCGGCCTTGCCGTCCCCGAAGAGTTCGGCGGAGCCGGCATGCCGGACTACCGTTACCGCGTGGTCCTCGATGAAGAGTTCGCCCGCTCCAACCACCTCGCCGTCGCGCTTGCGTTCCATCTCCAGGATGATCTGGTCCTCCCCCACCTGCTGGCCTATGGATCCGATGATCTTAAGGAACGCTGGCTGCCGCAGATGGTCAGCGGGGACAAGGTCACCTCCGTAGCGTGGAGCGAACCGGAGGCGGGGAGCGACCTGCGGGGCGTCCGCACCAAGGCGGTCAGGACCCCCGACGGCGACTGGCTGCTCAATGGCCAGAAGACCTTCATTGGCAACGGCATCAGCGGCGACGCTGCCCTGGTCCTCGCCCGGACCGACAGCAGCACCGGGCGGGGGTCGGGCGATTCCTTCAGCCTGTTCATGGTGGAGAAAACCGACGGTTACACCACCGGTCGCCAGCTGGACAAAATGGGAGTCAAGGCCTCTGATACTGCTGAACTCTTCTTTGACGACGTCCTCGTCCCGGCCGGGAACCTCGTGGGCTTGGAGGGGCAGGGCCTTAAGTACGCGGCAGAGCAGCTCCCCCAGGGACGTCTGGCCATCGCTGTCGCCTCCTCCGCTGTCGCCCGTGCGGTTTATGAAGCGACCAGGCAGTACACCCGGGACCGTGCTGCTTTTGGCCAGCGGGTCGCTGATTTCCAGAACTCACGTTTCGTCCTCGCAGACATCCTTACCGAGGTGGAGGTCACGGAAGCCTACGTCGATTCCGCGGTGCTGGCCTTCAACGCCGGGACCCTGGACGCCGTCTCAGCTGCCAAGGCCAAGCTCTGGGCCAGCGAGCGGGTCAAGTCCATCACCGACCGCTGCCTGCAGCTCCATGGAGGCTACGGTTACATCATGGAGTATCCCGTCGCGCAGGCCTTCCTCGCGGCGCGCCTCCTGACGATTTTCGGCGGAACTTCGGAAATCATGCGGGACGTCATCGGACGCAGCATTGCCGCCTAG
- a CDS encoding M50 family metallopeptidase, giving the protein MFPTSPTTAILHTPENPSSADSSISREQGDWAAGIPAKLLEGFTRAEGLSAPPWLLAALVAGAALVSIPRGSWRWFGLFVTFVHEIGHAFAALSAGHRIKGIELRFDHSGQMRSLGRGGFGAVWAGFWGYPVPALTGAVLIWAAVQGWAPAALSAGVLVLALSLLFIRNLQGIAIAAGCAAASVFLLWWTSAATASYAVVALGIGLVVGGVRDWLNLLGVHTRRRHALPSSDAWILARQTGIPAALWLGAFAVIIAACAFASGWLLVSQGQDPR; this is encoded by the coding sequence ATGTTTCCGACGAGCCCAACGACGGCAATCCTGCACACTCCGGAAAATCCATCCTCCGCGGACAGCTCGATCTCTAGGGAACAAGGCGACTGGGCTGCAGGAATCCCCGCCAAGCTCCTTGAGGGCTTCACCCGGGCCGAGGGCCTCAGCGCTCCGCCGTGGCTCCTGGCCGCTCTTGTTGCCGGCGCGGCACTGGTTTCGATTCCCCGGGGGTCCTGGCGCTGGTTCGGGCTCTTTGTCACGTTCGTGCACGAAATCGGCCATGCCTTCGCTGCACTGAGTGCAGGCCACCGCATTAAAGGCATCGAACTGCGCTTTGACCACTCGGGGCAGATGCGCAGCCTGGGGCGCGGCGGTTTCGGGGCCGTATGGGCCGGTTTCTGGGGTTACCCCGTTCCCGCCCTCACCGGAGCCGTATTGATATGGGCAGCGGTCCAGGGATGGGCGCCGGCCGCCCTCTCTGCAGGCGTGCTCGTCCTCGCACTCTCGCTGCTCTTCATCCGCAACCTGCAGGGGATCGCCATCGCAGCCGGCTGCGCAGCCGCGTCAGTGTTCCTGCTCTGGTGGACCTCCGCTGCGACAGCGTCCTACGCCGTCGTTGCCCTCGGGATCGGCCTGGTCGTCGGCGGCGTGCGCGACTGGCTCAACCTGCTGGGCGTCCATACCCGCCGGAGACACGCACTGCCTTCCTCGGATGCTTGGATCCTCGCCCGGCAAACCGGCATTCCGGCAGCTCTGTGGCTCGGCGCTTTCGCCGTCATCATCGCTGCCTGCGCCTTTGCGTCCGGATGGCTGCTCGTGTCCCAGGGACAGGACCCGCGCTAG
- the mptB gene encoding polyprenol phosphomannose-dependent alpha 1,6 mannosyltransferase MptB: MTAQVPATEPSSPSPENVNADRPNVAIVQGFVGSLLMLAGSLGVGWLSLSSVELRRVSFIMWLRFEPAGAVISVFLLAVGGMLLVRSWLRLGQRIGDWGPESRPYVLKAVLAWGAPMTVALPLFSRDVFAYIAQGLVMVSGLNPYKDGYSQISNYLQLGADDLWAQSPTPYGPIFLWIEEIVVRITGGQTEFSILLFRLISVAGVAMCVYYVPKLAELHGINPNRALWLTAANPLFLTNFIASIHNDALMIGLALAGLYYAATKRAILGILLVTLSVGIKPITLIFLPFIGLMWAGKGASWPRRFLYWFLTAGLSLGLLAVLGVINGLGFGWVGALSTPGSVWIWYAPVGFLGLIVATLGNALGLPGWSFADFIHTVGRLASLAIVAWLMFVGDYSRLVRRLTLAFAAIVMLAPMIQSWYVVWLIPLFAVTGIRDDWQVKTLYLFVSFFMVYAISDQLDIWPYFEFSLSAARQIAAVTAVGFALYLIFLDPKTKVLFRKKLTEPSPGELRIR, translated from the coding sequence ATGACCGCCCAGGTCCCTGCGACCGAGCCTTCGTCTCCCTCACCGGAGAACGTGAACGCCGATCGTCCCAATGTCGCCATCGTCCAAGGATTCGTCGGTTCGCTGCTGATGCTGGCCGGTTCCCTCGGTGTCGGATGGCTTTCCCTGTCGTCCGTCGAGCTGCGGCGGGTGAGCTTCATCATGTGGCTGCGCTTCGAGCCGGCAGGGGCGGTCATCTCCGTCTTCCTCCTCGCCGTCGGCGGCATGCTCCTGGTGCGCTCATGGCTCCGGCTGGGGCAGCGGATTGGGGACTGGGGGCCCGAATCCAGGCCTTACGTGCTGAAGGCTGTCCTGGCCTGGGGAGCGCCCATGACGGTGGCGCTGCCGCTGTTCAGCAGGGATGTCTTTGCCTACATCGCCCAGGGGCTGGTCATGGTCAGCGGCCTGAATCCCTACAAGGACGGCTACTCGCAGATTTCCAACTACCTGCAGCTCGGCGCGGACGATTTGTGGGCACAGAGTCCCACACCGTATGGACCAATTTTCCTGTGGATTGAGGAAATCGTAGTCCGCATTACCGGAGGGCAGACAGAGTTTTCCATCCTCCTGTTCCGGCTGATATCAGTGGCCGGTGTCGCCATGTGCGTGTATTACGTTCCCAAGCTGGCCGAGCTGCACGGCATCAACCCGAACCGGGCACTCTGGCTCACGGCCGCCAACCCGCTGTTCCTGACCAACTTCATCGCCAGCATCCACAACGACGCCCTGATGATCGGGCTCGCCCTTGCCGGCCTGTACTACGCCGCGACCAAGCGTGCCATTCTTGGCATCCTGCTGGTGACGCTTTCCGTGGGCATTAAGCCCATCACCCTGATCTTCCTGCCCTTCATTGGTCTCATGTGGGCAGGCAAAGGTGCCTCCTGGCCGCGCAGGTTCCTTTACTGGTTCCTCACCGCAGGACTTTCGCTGGGGCTGCTGGCTGTCCTGGGTGTCATCAACGGACTGGGCTTCGGCTGGGTAGGAGCGCTGAGCACCCCGGGCAGCGTCTGGATCTGGTACGCCCCGGTCGGGTTCCTGGGACTCATCGTGGCAACCCTGGGCAACGCGCTCGGTCTCCCGGGCTGGTCCTTTGCGGACTTCATCCACACCGTGGGCCGGCTGGCCTCCCTGGCCATTGTCGCCTGGCTCATGTTCGTGGGGGACTACAGCCGGCTGGTCCGGCGCCTGACCCTGGCTTTCGCAGCGATCGTCATGCTGGCACCGATGATCCAGTCCTGGTATGTCGTCTGGCTGATCCCGCTCTTTGCTGTCACAGGCATCCGCGACGACTGGCAGGTGAAGACGCTGTACCTCTTTGTCTCGTTCTTCATGGTCTATGCGATCAGCGACCAGCTCGACATCTGGCCCTACTTTGAGTTCAGCCTCAGCGCTGCCCGCCAGATTGCGGCCGTTACCGCAGTGGGCTTCGCGCTCTACCTGATCTTCCTTGATCCCAAGACCAAGGTGCTCTTCCGGAAGAAGCTTACGGAGCCGTCTCCGGGCGAACTTCGGATTCGCTGA
- a CDS encoding glyceraldehyde-3-phosphate dehydrogenase, which translates to MSQKSDTCLDAWMDREAMAEAMIPLIGRLYRENSVVTSVHGRPLVNRSVIDILKAHRFARQIDDVELPVSETLPILRALTELELGAASVDLARMNTKYQREGNGVPLLDFLRTELADVAGKHGADERTSTDVVLYGFGRIGRLLARILIDHEGGGHGLRLRAIVVRKGAENDLVKRASLLRRDSVHGAFPGTITVDEENNTILANGTLIQVIYSNDPATVDYTSYGINNAIVVDNTGRWRDEAGLAQHLSAKGVSRVLLTAPGKGDLKNIVHGINHQAITDEDKILSAASCTTNAITPVLKVLNDKFGIVNGHVETVHSFTNDQNLIDNFHKGDRRGRSAALNMVITETGAAKAVAKALPELAGKLSGNAIRVPTPDVSMAILNVNLETETTKEELNTFLRETSLNSELHKQIDYIDSPEVVSTDFVGSKRAGIVDGLATISNGKNAILYVWYDNEYGYSCQVIRVLEEMAHVNPPAFPRAEELAVTA; encoded by the coding sequence GTGAGCCAGAAGTCCGATACCTGCCTGGATGCGTGGATGGACAGGGAGGCAATGGCAGAAGCCATGATCCCGCTTATTGGCCGGCTTTACCGGGAGAACAGCGTTGTCACGTCAGTTCACGGCCGCCCGCTGGTCAACCGTTCCGTCATTGACATCCTGAAGGCACACCGCTTTGCCCGGCAGATCGACGACGTCGAACTTCCCGTCTCCGAGACCCTGCCGATCCTGCGCGCCCTGACCGAACTCGAACTTGGCGCAGCTTCCGTGGACCTGGCCCGCATGAATACCAAGTACCAGCGTGAAGGCAACGGCGTCCCGCTCCTGGACTTCCTCCGCACGGAGCTGGCGGACGTCGCCGGCAAGCACGGCGCGGACGAGCGCACCAGCACCGATGTGGTCCTGTACGGCTTTGGCCGCATCGGCCGCCTGCTGGCCCGCATCCTCATTGACCACGAAGGCGGCGGACACGGGCTGCGCCTGCGGGCCATCGTTGTGCGCAAGGGCGCCGAAAACGATCTGGTCAAGCGTGCCAGCCTGCTGCGCCGCGACTCGGTCCATGGTGCCTTCCCCGGCACCATCACCGTGGATGAAGAGAACAACACCATCCTGGCCAACGGAACTTTGATCCAGGTCATCTACTCCAACGACCCGGCAACCGTGGACTACACCTCCTACGGCATCAACAACGCCATTGTGGTGGACAACACCGGCCGCTGGCGCGATGAAGCGGGACTGGCTCAGCACCTGAGCGCCAAGGGTGTCTCCCGCGTACTGCTCACCGCTCCGGGCAAGGGCGACCTGAAGAACATCGTGCACGGCATCAACCACCAGGCCATCACCGACGAGGACAAGATCCTCTCGGCAGCGTCCTGTACCACGAACGCCATCACTCCGGTGCTGAAGGTCCTCAATGACAAGTTCGGCATCGTGAACGGACACGTCGAGACGGTTCACTCCTTCACCAATGACCAGAACCTGATCGACAACTTCCACAAGGGTGACCGCCGCGGCCGCTCCGCTGCGCTGAACATGGTCATCACCGAGACCGGAGCTGCGAAGGCTGTTGCCAAGGCACTGCCGGAACTGGCCGGCAAGCTCAGCGGCAACGCGATCCGCGTTCCCACCCCGGATGTCTCGATGGCCATCCTGAACGTGAACCTCGAGACCGAGACCACCAAGGAAGAGCTGAACACCTTCCTCCGGGAGACCTCGCTGAACTCCGAACTGCACAAGCAGATCGACTACATCGATTCGCCCGAAGTGGTTTCCACCGACTTTGTCGGTTCGAAGCGCGCCGGAATCGTTGACGGCCTGGCCACCATCTCCAACGGCAAGAACGCCATCCTCTACGTCTGGTACGACAACGAGTACGGCTACAGCTGCCAGGTCATCCGTGTCCTGGAAGAGATGGCACATGTGAACCCGCCGGCGTTCCCGCGGGCTGAGGAGCTGGCCGTTACCGCCTAG